A stretch of Bordetella genomosp. 13 DNA encodes these proteins:
- the pssA gene encoding CDP-diacylglycerol--serine O-phosphatidyltransferase: MPQFSMRDPENRHRSIYLLPNAFTTAALFAGFYAVVQAMNDRFETAAIAIFVAMVLDGMDGRVARLTNTQSAFGEQYDSLSDMTSFGVAPALVAYEWILQDLGRWGWLAAFVYVAGAALRLARFNTNIGVVDKRFFQGLPSPASAALVAGFVWLAIDNKLPIHDSFMAWSAFVITMYAGISMVSNAPFYSGKSFALGRSVPFWGILVVVAVFVFVSSDPPVVLFGLFVLYGLSGWVLMAWRWNRARRLQQGRRKSTIE; the protein is encoded by the coding sequence ATGCCCCAGTTCTCCATGCGCGATCCCGAGAATCGCCATCGCAGCATCTACCTGCTGCCCAATGCCTTCACCACGGCCGCGCTGTTCGCGGGCTTTTACGCCGTCGTGCAGGCCATGAACGATAGGTTCGAAACGGCCGCCATCGCCATCTTCGTGGCCATGGTGCTAGACGGCATGGATGGCCGCGTGGCGCGCCTGACCAATACGCAATCGGCCTTCGGCGAACAGTACGACTCGCTGTCGGACATGACCTCGTTCGGGGTGGCTCCGGCGCTGGTCGCCTACGAATGGATCCTGCAAGACCTGGGCCGCTGGGGCTGGCTGGCGGCGTTCGTGTACGTCGCCGGCGCGGCGTTGCGCCTGGCGCGCTTCAACACCAACATCGGCGTGGTCGACAAGCGCTTCTTCCAGGGACTGCCCAGTCCGGCCTCGGCGGCGCTGGTGGCGGGCTTCGTGTGGCTCGCCATCGACAACAAGCTACCCATACACGACAGCTTCATGGCCTGGTCGGCCTTCGTCATCACCATGTACGCGGGCATCTCCATGGTGTCGAACGCGCCGTTCTACAGCGGCAAGAGCTTCGCGCTGGGCCGCAGCGTGCCCTTCTGGGGCATTCTGGTGGTGGTGGCGGTGTTCGTGTTCGTGTCCAGCGATCCGCCCGTGGTGCTGTTCGGCCTGTTCGTGCTTTACGGCCTGTCCGGCTGGGTGCTGATGGCGTGGCGCTGGAACCGCGCCCGCCGGTTGCAGCAGGGCCGCCGCAAGTCCACGATCGAATAG
- a CDS encoding ParB/Srx family N-terminal domain-containing protein translates to MLTESPSKPWMPLRRRATHLIALALIPLALAACGGSDDDDDEVADNTPPVTEPAPTPPEDTPSRNTAYLGAKSGDILKVRIEELIPTQPGLGYDQVYYKLGRWQGDFDRPTWAADPVLQLDYLNRTVGKKFGDYCEDTGQHDVVEFTSIDAVRAARLDDPSTFECQSEPGADPDDKAAMKTVVIGWDGNLYLTDGHHSFSSLREIADGGPKLEVYVRVDANYSDLPTREAFWQRMVDENKTWLRDGDNNSITVDQLPTRLGLANDTEPGGMAEDRYRSLVYFTRDIAYVSGDLPEFAEFLWGDWIRRKQTAGQIPALSHYNMVANATNVADVLAESALDENLLKTGDDFSYPAAVRDVSLIMGTTSEFELIYGSTTATELGRIALVVPNDPDTEDALGELEDIARDDTNGDGEPRGAGKLWFSANYRACGKPAAGTCWGY, encoded by the coding sequence ATGCTGACCGAATCTCCGTCCAAACCGTGGATGCCCCTGCGGCGTCGCGCCACCCACCTGATAGCCCTGGCGCTGATCCCGCTGGCGCTGGCCGCCTGCGGCGGCAGCGACGATGACGACGACGAAGTCGCGGACAATACGCCGCCCGTCACGGAGCCGGCCCCCACGCCTCCGGAAGACACGCCGTCGCGCAACACGGCCTACCTCGGTGCCAAGAGCGGCGACATCCTGAAGGTTCGCATCGAGGAACTGATTCCGACGCAGCCGGGGCTGGGCTATGACCAGGTCTACTACAAGCTGGGCCGCTGGCAGGGCGACTTCGACCGTCCCACCTGGGCCGCCGATCCCGTCCTGCAGCTCGACTACCTGAACCGCACCGTCGGCAAGAAGTTCGGTGACTATTGCGAAGACACGGGCCAGCACGACGTCGTCGAGTTCACCAGCATCGACGCGGTGCGGGCCGCGCGCCTGGACGATCCCTCGACGTTCGAGTGCCAGAGCGAGCCGGGTGCGGATCCGGATGACAAGGCCGCAATGAAGACGGTGGTGATCGGCTGGGACGGCAACCTGTACCTGACCGACGGTCACCACTCGTTCAGCTCGCTGCGCGAGATCGCCGACGGCGGCCCCAAGCTGGAAGTGTACGTGCGCGTCGACGCCAACTACAGCGACCTGCCCACCCGTGAAGCCTTCTGGCAGCGCATGGTCGACGAGAACAAGACCTGGCTGCGCGATGGCGACAACAACTCGATCACCGTCGACCAACTGCCCACGCGCCTGGGCCTGGCCAACGACACCGAACCCGGCGGCATGGCCGAAGACCGCTATCGTTCGTTGGTCTATTTCACCCGCGACATCGCCTATGTGTCGGGCGACCTGCCGGAGTTCGCGGAGTTCCTGTGGGGCGACTGGATCCGCCGCAAGCAGACCGCCGGCCAGATCCCGGCCCTGTCCCACTACAACATGGTCGCCAACGCGACCAATGTGGCGGACGTGCTGGCGGAAAGCGCGCTGGACGAGAACCTGCTCAAGACCGGCGACGATTTCAGCTATCCCGCTGCCGTGCGTGACGTGTCGCTGATCATGGGCACCACGAGCGAGTTCGAACTGATCTACGGTTCCACCACCGCCACCGAGCTGGGCCGTATCGCCCTGGTCGTGCCGAACGATCCCGACACCGAGGATGCGCTGGGCGAGCTCGAAGACATCGCTCGCGATGACACTAACGGCGACGGCGAACCGCGCGGCGCGGGCAAGCTGTGGTTCTCGGCGAACTACCGCGCTTGCGGCAAGCCGGCTGCCGGTACCTGCTGGGGCTATTGA
- a CDS encoding ParB/Srx family N-terminal domain-containing protein, which produces MSPSRIALQRRVSRMMALALFPLALAACGGNGDDDDEALDNTPPVAEPAPAPDEEKPTRNTAYLNAKAGDVLQVRIEELIPTQPSLGYDQIYYKLGRCQGDFDRSDWAADPVLQLDYLNRTVGKKFGDYCEDTGQHDFVEFTSIDAVRAARLDDPSTFQCQSEPGADPDDKAAMKTVMVGWDGNLYLTDGHHSFSALREMADGGAKLQVYVCVDDNYSNEPTREAFWQRMIDNDKTWLRDGNGNAITVDQLPTRLGLANDTEPGGMAEDRYRSLVYFTRDIAYVADDLPEFAEYLWADWIRRKQDAGQLKPLSDYTLVANTANRALVLGSSPVTPTLDPEPDGSDISYAAAVRDVSILMAATSDSEPIYGATTAAQLGRIQWVAGEPDTEDARQELADISQDDTDGGHPRTAGKLWYAANYRVCGKQTATCWFY; this is translated from the coding sequence GTGTCCCCATCCCGGATCGCTCTCCAACGCCGCGTCTCGCGCATGATGGCGCTTGCACTGTTCCCCCTTGCGCTGGCCGCCTGCGGCGGCAACGGCGACGACGATGACGAGGCCCTCGACAACACGCCGCCCGTCGCCGAACCCGCGCCTGCACCGGACGAAGAAAAACCAACCCGCAATACCGCATACCTGAACGCCAAGGCCGGCGATGTCCTGCAGGTTCGCATCGAAGAGCTGATCCCGACGCAACCCAGTCTGGGCTATGACCAGATCTACTACAAGCTGGGCCGCTGCCAGGGCGACTTCGATCGTTCCGACTGGGCCGCCGATCCCGTCCTGCAGCTCGACTACCTGAACCGCACCGTCGGCAAAAAATTTGGCGACTACTGCGAGGACACGGGCCAGCACGACTTCGTCGAGTTCACCAGCATCGACGCGGTGCGCGCCGCCCGCCTGGACGATCCCTCGACGTTCCAGTGCCAGAGCGAGCCGGGCGCGGATCCGGACGACAAGGCCGCGATGAAGACGGTGATGGTCGGCTGGGATGGCAACCTGTACCTGACCGATGGCCACCACTCGTTCAGCGCGCTGCGCGAGATGGCCGATGGCGGCGCCAAGCTGCAAGTCTACGTGTGCGTCGACGACAACTACAGTAACGAGCCTACCCGCGAGGCTTTCTGGCAGCGCATGATCGACAACGACAAGACCTGGTTGCGTGACGGCAACGGCAACGCCATCACGGTCGACCAGCTGCCCACGCGCCTCGGCCTGGCCAACGACACCGAGCCCGGCGGCATGGCCGAAGACCGCTATCGTTCGCTGGTGTACTTCACCCGCGACATCGCCTATGTGGCGGACGACCTGCCGGAATTCGCCGAGTATCTGTGGGCCGACTGGATCCGCCGCAAGCAGGACGCGGGGCAGCTCAAGCCGCTGTCCGACTACACACTAGTGGCTAACACGGCCAACCGGGCCCTGGTACTGGGATCGAGCCCGGTGACCCCGACGCTGGACCCCGAGCCTGACGGCAGTGACATCAGCTACGCCGCCGCCGTCCGCGACGTCTCCATCCTCATGGCGGCGACGAGCGACTCCGAGCCGATCTATGGGGCCACGACCGCGGCACAGCTGGGACGCATCCAGTGGGTGGCCGGCGAACCCGACACTGAGGATGCACGCCAGGAGTTGGCGGATATCTCCCAGGACGACACGGATGGCGGCCATCCGCGCACCGCCGGCAAGCTATGGTACGCGGCCAACTACCGCGTCTGCGGCAAGCAGACGGCCACGTGCTGGTTTTATTGA
- the rpsO gene encoding 30S ribosomal protein S15 — MSVADIKKSEIVAQFQRAQGDTGSPEVQVALLTARINELTGHFKEHMKDHHSRRGLLRMVSRRRKLLDYLKGRNPDSYRALIEKLGLRK, encoded by the coding sequence ATGTCTGTCGCTGACATCAAAAAGTCTGAAATCGTCGCGCAATTCCAGCGTGCCCAAGGCGATACCGGCTCTCCCGAAGTCCAGGTGGCTCTGCTCACCGCTCGCATTAATGAGCTGACCGGTCACTTCAAAGAGCACATGAAGGATCACCATTCGCGCCGCGGTCTGCTGCGCATGGTCAGCCGCCGCCGCAAACTGCTCGACTATCTCAAGGGCCGCAACCCCGATTCGTACCGCGCTCTGATCGAAAAACTCGGTCTGCGCAAGTGA
- the pnp gene encoding polyribonucleotide nucleotidyltransferase has product MFNKITKTFQYGQHTVTLETGEIARQAGGAVVVSIEDTVVLATVVAAKKAKPGQDFFPLTVDYIEKTYAAGRIPGGFFKREGKPSEKETLTSRLIDRPLRPLFPEGFYNDVQVVVHTLSVNPEIDPDIAAMIGASAALAISGIPFNGPIGAARVGYIDGQYVLNPTATQVKASQLDLVVAGTETAVLMVESEAKQLSEEVMLGGVVFGHEQMQAAINAIHELVRDAGKPEWDWQPAPKNEALIAAVSAAANDGLAAAYQIREKQARTNKLREVYADVQAKLAEQAAASGQQAPDSVAVDNILFDMEARIVRSQILNGEPRIDGRDTRTVRPISVRLGVLPRAHGSALFTRGETQALVVATLGTKQDEQIIDALMGEYRDRFMLHYNFPPFATGETGRIGVPKRREIGHGRLAKRALVPLLPAPEDFQYTIRIVSEITESNGSSSMASVCGGSLAMMDAGVPMKDHVAGVAMGLILDEGKFAVLTDILGDEDHLGDMDFKVAGTENGVTALQMDIKIQGITKEIMQVALQQAREGRLHILAKMREALEGSRGELSAFAPRMLTIKINPEKIRDVIGKGGATIRALTEETGTQIDISDDGTIVIASVDETKAKEAERRIVELTADVEVGQIYEGSVLRLLDFGAIVQVLPGRDGLLHISEIANYRIANINDVLKVGQQVRVKVIEADDKGRLRLSVKAIGGIEQQQPQGGDAAPQAAPEQAE; this is encoded by the coding sequence ATGTTCAACAAGATTACCAAGACGTTCCAGTACGGCCAGCATACGGTCACGCTTGAAACCGGCGAGATCGCTCGCCAGGCAGGCGGGGCCGTCGTGGTCTCGATCGAAGATACCGTTGTCCTGGCCACCGTCGTGGCAGCCAAGAAGGCCAAGCCCGGCCAGGATTTCTTCCCCCTTACCGTCGACTATATCGAGAAGACCTACGCCGCGGGCCGCATTCCCGGCGGTTTCTTCAAGCGCGAAGGCAAGCCGTCCGAGAAGGAAACCCTGACGTCGCGCCTGATCGACCGTCCGCTGCGTCCGCTGTTCCCCGAGGGCTTCTACAACGACGTGCAGGTGGTCGTGCACACGCTCTCGGTCAACCCCGAAATCGATCCCGACATCGCCGCCATGATCGGCGCCTCGGCCGCGCTGGCCATCTCGGGCATCCCGTTCAACGGCCCCATCGGCGCCGCCCGCGTGGGCTACATCGACGGCCAGTACGTGCTGAACCCCACCGCCACGCAGGTCAAGGCCTCGCAGCTCGACCTCGTCGTCGCCGGCACCGAGACCGCCGTGCTGATGGTCGAATCCGAAGCCAAGCAGCTGTCCGAAGAAGTGATGCTGGGCGGCGTGGTGTTCGGCCACGAACAGATGCAGGCCGCCATCAACGCCATCCACGAACTGGTGCGCGATGCCGGCAAGCCCGAGTGGGACTGGCAGCCTGCGCCGAAGAACGAAGCGCTGATCGCCGCCGTGTCGGCCGCGGCCAACGACGGCCTGGCCGCCGCCTACCAGATCCGCGAGAAGCAGGCCCGCACCAACAAACTGCGCGAAGTCTACGCCGACGTGCAGGCCAAGCTGGCCGAGCAGGCCGCTGCTTCGGGCCAGCAGGCGCCGGACAGCGTGGCCGTGGACAACATCCTGTTCGACATGGAAGCGCGCATCGTGCGCAGCCAGATCCTGAACGGCGAGCCCCGCATCGACGGCCGCGACACCCGCACCGTGCGCCCCATCAGCGTGCGCCTGGGCGTGCTGCCTCGCGCGCACGGCAGCGCGCTGTTCACCCGCGGCGAAACGCAGGCGCTGGTGGTGGCCACGCTGGGCACCAAGCAGGACGAGCAGATCATCGACGCGCTGATGGGCGAGTACCGCGATCGCTTCATGCTGCACTACAACTTCCCGCCCTTCGCCACCGGCGAAACGGGTCGCATCGGCGTACCCAAGCGCCGCGAAATCGGCCACGGCCGCCTGGCCAAGCGCGCCCTGGTGCCGCTGCTGCCGGCTCCGGAAGACTTCCAGTACACCATCCGCATCGTGTCCGAGATCACCGAGTCCAACGGCTCGTCGTCGATGGCGTCGGTGTGCGGCGGCTCGCTGGCCATGATGGACGCCGGCGTGCCGATGAAGGATCACGTGGCCGGCGTGGCCATGGGCCTGATCCTTGACGAAGGCAAGTTCGCTGTCCTGACCGACATCCTGGGCGATGAAGATCACCTGGGCGACATGGACTTCAAGGTCGCGGGCACCGAGAACGGCGTCACGGCCCTGCAGATGGACATCAAGATCCAGGGCATCACCAAGGAAATCATGCAGGTCGCCCTGCAGCAGGCGCGCGAAGGCCGTCTGCACATCCTGGCCAAGATGCGCGAAGCCCTGGAAGGATCGCGTGGCGAGCTCTCGGCCTTCGCGCCGCGCATGCTCACCATCAAGATCAATCCCGAGAAGATCCGCGACGTGATCGGCAAGGGCGGCGCCACCATCCGCGCGCTGACCGAAGAAACCGGCACGCAGATCGACATCTCCGACGACGGCACCATCGTCATCGCCAGCGTGGACGAGACCAAGGCCAAGGAAGCCGAGCGCCGCATCGTCGAACTGACCGCCGACGTCGAAGTGGGTCAGATCTACGAAGGCTCGGTGCTGCGCCTGCTGGACTTCGGCGCCATCGTGCAGGTGCTGCCCGGCCGCGACGGCCTGCTGCACATCTCCGAGATCGCCAACTACCGCATCGCCAACATCAACGATGTGCTGAAGGTCGGCCAGCAGGTCCGCGTCAAGGTCATCGAGGCCGACGACAAGGGCCGTCTGCGCCTGTCCGTCAAGGCCATCGGCGGCATCGAGCAGCAACAGCCCCAGGGCGGCGACGCGGCGCCGCAAGCCGCGCCCGAACAGGCCGAGTAA
- a CDS encoding tripartite tricarboxylate transporter substrate binding protein, which produces MIISPRKRMAGVALAAAMAAALVAPAAAQEWTPTKPIEIYVGFAPGGSADQIARQLANAVKDTMPVPVVVINKPGAAGALAAQDVAQAKPDGYRMFVGGGSETTSVGNHQKVSYDARRDFTPVLKVARLPSVLAVPANSPFKTAQDLIAAAKAKPGALSYGSTGEGSLFHSTMLAFEANSGLRFLHVPYKGAAESLLALASGQLDMAFGAPEEVKGLIDGGKIRPIALFSKTRLPSMPNVPTVTELGYPVALDNMKGLLAPAGLPEPIYRYLNKTFHDALQSPAWKSYAQNSGLTTDYADGPAFQKEINDSYALIGDSLRTIRAASAAK; this is translated from the coding sequence TTGATCATCAGCCCCCGGAAACGCATGGCCGGCGTCGCGCTGGCCGCCGCCATGGCAGCCGCGCTGGTCGCGCCCGCGGCCGCGCAGGAATGGACCCCGACCAAGCCCATCGAAATCTACGTGGGCTTCGCGCCCGGCGGATCCGCCGACCAGATCGCGCGCCAGTTGGCCAACGCAGTGAAAGACACGATGCCCGTGCCCGTGGTCGTCATCAACAAGCCCGGTGCGGCCGGCGCGCTGGCCGCGCAGGACGTCGCACAGGCCAAGCCGGACGGCTACCGCATGTTCGTGGGCGGCGGCAGCGAGACGACGTCGGTCGGCAATCACCAGAAGGTGTCGTACGACGCGCGGCGCGACTTCACCCCCGTGTTGAAAGTGGCCAGGCTGCCGTCGGTGCTGGCGGTGCCCGCCAACTCGCCGTTCAAGACCGCGCAGGACCTGATCGCCGCGGCCAAGGCGAAGCCCGGCGCCCTGTCGTATGGGTCCACGGGAGAAGGCAGCCTGTTCCACTCGACCATGCTGGCGTTCGAGGCCAACAGCGGCCTGCGGTTCCTGCACGTGCCGTACAAGGGCGCCGCCGAGTCGCTGCTTGCGCTGGCCTCCGGACAGCTGGACATGGCGTTCGGCGCGCCCGAGGAAGTGAAAGGGCTGATCGACGGCGGCAAGATCCGTCCCATCGCGCTGTTCTCCAAGACGCGCCTGCCCTCCATGCCCAATGTGCCCACCGTGACCGAACTGGGCTATCCCGTGGCGCTGGACAACATGAAGGGCCTGCTGGCCCCCGCCGGACTGCCCGAACCCATCTACCGCTACTTGAACAAGACCTTCCACGATGCGCTGCAGAGCCCTGCGTGGAAGTCGTACGCGCAGAACAGCGGCCTGACGACCGACTATGCGGACGGGCCGGCTTTCCAGAAGGAGATCAACGACAGCTATGCGCTGATCGGCGACTCGCTGCGCACCATCCGCGCCGCCAGCGCGGCCAAATGA
- a CDS encoding PIN domain-containing protein, translating to MPSPASDFPPFIVLDACVMMSTVLRQLLLRVADVGVFLPVWTERIGEEWRRNAARLWQIPHETLATQWDEMNRRFPTAMETDTQAYEGALRYSDPKDFHVIAAGLARRARCGLQYTPVVQVMTWNLKDFNRSELRRQGMDAYGPDHLLAQWWQAGPHRLAQAIQQVPQDYVALGREPEPLADTLHRERLYRLKALAAS from the coding sequence ATGCCCTCTCCCGCTTCAGACTTCCCGCCTTTCATCGTCCTGGACGCCTGCGTGATGATGTCCACCGTCCTGCGGCAACTGCTGCTGCGCGTGGCCGATGTCGGCGTCTTCCTGCCCGTCTGGACCGAGCGCATCGGCGAGGAATGGCGTCGCAACGCGGCGCGCCTGTGGCAGATTCCCCACGAGACGCTGGCGACACAATGGGACGAGATGAATCGGCGCTTTCCCACCGCCATGGAAACCGACACGCAGGCCTACGAGGGCGCGCTGCGCTACAGCGATCCCAAGGATTTCCACGTCATCGCCGCGGGCCTGGCGCGTCGCGCGCGCTGCGGGCTGCAGTACACACCGGTAGTACAGGTGATGACCTGGAACCTGAAGGACTTCAACCGTTCGGAACTGCGCCGCCAGGGCATGGACGCTTACGGGCCGGACCATCTGCTGGCGCAATGGTGGCAGGCCGGCCCGCACCGCCTGGCGCAGGCCATACAGCAGGTGCCGCAGGACTACGTAGCGCTGGGCCGCGAGCCCGAGCCACTGGCCGACACCCTGCACCGTGAAAGGCTGTACCGCCTGAAGGCGCTGGCCGCCAGCTAG
- a CDS encoding threonine ammonia-lyase, protein MIDLAAIQSARRQLQGQVQRTPFTLSRTLSDILGAEIWLKFENLQFTASFKERGALTRMLALSEQERRQGVIAVSAGNHAQGVAYHAQRMGVPAVIVMPRFTPTVKVANTRRFGAEVVLAGDTFDDAKTRGYELAQSRGLVMIHPYDDPAVIAGQGTIALEMLEVQPDLDTLVIAIGGGGLISGMATAAKAIKPGIEIVGVQTERFPSMYAAIHGREMATGAYTIAEGIAVKSPGTITQEAVRRLVDRIDLVSEGEIEHAIVVLLEIEKTVVEGAGAAGLAALLQAQAAGREDFRGRRIGLVLTGGNIDPLMLGELIERGMVRAGRLARIRVDLRDLPGALAHATKLIADAHANITEVHHQRAFTALPARNVEVDFVLQTRGPEHIQEVIEALNAAGFAASNHDH, encoded by the coding sequence GTGATCGACCTTGCCGCCATCCAGTCCGCACGCCGCCAGTTGCAGGGCCAGGTGCAACGAACGCCGTTCACGCTGTCGCGCACGCTGTCCGACATACTCGGCGCCGAGATCTGGCTGAAGTTCGAGAACCTGCAGTTCACCGCCTCGTTCAAAGAGCGCGGCGCGCTGACCCGCATGCTGGCGCTGTCCGAGCAGGAGCGCCGGCAGGGCGTCATCGCGGTGTCCGCCGGCAATCACGCGCAGGGCGTGGCCTATCACGCGCAGCGCATGGGCGTGCCGGCCGTCATCGTCATGCCGCGCTTCACGCCTACCGTGAAGGTGGCCAACACGCGGCGCTTCGGCGCCGAGGTGGTCCTGGCGGGCGATACCTTCGACGATGCCAAGACCCGCGGCTACGAATTGGCGCAAAGCCGCGGCCTGGTCATGATCCATCCCTACGACGATCCCGCGGTGATCGCGGGGCAGGGCACCATCGCGCTCGAGATGCTCGAGGTCCAGCCCGACCTGGACACACTGGTCATCGCCATCGGCGGCGGGGGGCTGATCTCGGGCATGGCCACGGCAGCCAAGGCCATCAAGCCCGGCATCGAGATCGTCGGCGTGCAGACCGAGCGTTTCCCATCCATGTATGCCGCCATCCACGGCCGCGAGATGGCCACGGGCGCCTACACCATCGCCGAGGGCATCGCGGTGAAGTCCCCGGGCACGATCACCCAGGAGGCCGTGCGCCGCCTGGTGGACCGCATCGACCTGGTCAGCGAGGGCGAGATCGAGCATGCCATCGTGGTGCTGCTCGAGATCGAGAAGACGGTGGTGGAGGGCGCCGGCGCGGCCGGGCTGGCCGCGCTGTTGCAGGCCCAGGCTGCCGGACGCGAGGATTTCCGGGGCAGGCGCATCGGACTGGTGCTGACCGGCGGCAACATCGACCCGCTGATGCTGGGCGAGCTGATCGAGCGCGGCATGGTGCGCGCCGGCCGGCTGGCCCGCATCCGCGTCGACCTGCGCGACCTGCCGGGCGCGCTCGCCCATGCCACCAAGCTGATCGCCGACGCGCACGCCAACATCACCGAAGTGCACCACCAGCGCGCCTTCACGGCGCTGCCGGCGCGCAACGTCGAAGTCGATTTCGTGCTGCAGACGCGCGGCCCCGAGCACATCCAGGAAGTGATCGAAGCGCTGAACGCGGCCGGCTTCGCGGCCAGCAATCACGACCACTGA
- a CDS encoding helix-turn-helix transcriptional regulator produces the protein MDATTREEAELVGKLYAGILHADRWQQALSAVTAHVGGHHAALMMVEPNSKGLAVESGAALMRGAGDTEDVFEGQGIGALMCAPLVRLPGGEWYISFQRARDSGPFTPEHERALLRLVPHLRESVRLRLRLTETERQAALAKASMDAIAAPLLVVDADGMVVLANIRGERWLIQNEKRLATHGRWQRVLQAACGKDGPARVGACRLQGPQEDYIVATPLAPDHRYAASHPQPLAMVLVRSASGQPLSLQGSLAEVFRLTPAETRLLELLQQDMSLAEAAKTLGVSYATVKTQLASLFDKTGARRQAELLLLVTRLSMAAVHGGD, from the coding sequence ATGGACGCAACCACGAGGGAAGAAGCCGAGCTGGTCGGCAAGCTCTACGCCGGCATTCTCCACGCGGACCGCTGGCAACAGGCTCTCAGCGCGGTGACGGCGCACGTGGGCGGCCACCATGCCGCCCTGATGATGGTCGAGCCCAATAGCAAGGGATTGGCCGTGGAGTCCGGCGCGGCCCTGATGCGCGGCGCCGGCGACACCGAAGACGTCTTCGAGGGCCAGGGCATAGGCGCGCTGATGTGCGCGCCACTGGTGCGCCTGCCCGGCGGCGAGTGGTACATCTCGTTCCAGCGTGCGCGCGACAGCGGCCCCTTCACGCCCGAGCACGAACGCGCGCTGCTGCGCCTGGTGCCGCACCTGCGGGAATCGGTGCGCCTGCGGCTGCGCCTTACCGAGACGGAACGACAGGCGGCGCTGGCCAAGGCGTCGATGGACGCGATCGCCGCGCCCTTGCTGGTTGTGGATGCCGATGGCATGGTGGTGCTGGCCAATATCCGCGGCGAACGCTGGCTGATACAGAACGAGAAGCGCCTGGCCACGCACGGGCGCTGGCAGCGCGTCCTGCAGGCCGCCTGCGGCAAGGACGGCCCGGCTCGCGTCGGCGCGTGCCGGCTGCAAGGACCGCAGGAAGACTACATCGTGGCCACGCCGCTGGCCCCCGATCATCGCTACGCGGCCTCGCATCCCCAGCCCCTGGCAATGGTGCTGGTGCGCAGCGCCTCGGGCCAGCCGCTGTCGCTTCAGGGCTCGCTGGCCGAGGTATTCCGCCTGACGCCGGCAGAGACGAGACTGCTGGAACTGCTGCAGCAGGACATGAGCCTGGCCGAAGCCGCGAAGACGCTGGGTGTAAGCTACGCCACCGTCAAGACCCAACTGGCCTCGCTGTTCGACAAGACCGGCGCGCGTCGCCAGGCGGAACTGCTGCTGCTGGTTACCCGCCTGAGCATGGCGGCCGTGCACGGCGGCGATTGA
- a CDS encoding NAD(P)-dependent oxidoreductase, producing MTPTDDRSVGFIGLGIMGSGMAASLLRRGYEVAVHNRTRAAEAKLVAAGATAAGSPAEVARRARVVMLCLSDTAAVEAVLFGPDGLAGALPAGSHVIDTSTIAASATRRHAQRLAERGISLVDAPVSGGQAAAQSGELSCMAGGTEAAFDHCLPYLQAIATRVLRMGDNGAGQVAKACNQVAVSAVMLGVAEAFALARANGVDPAAVREALLGGAARSNILEKNAVRLLQDDYKPGFRAGLMHKDLRLALECGTDAGAYMPVAATVLQLLQAACNTGHAQEDWSVVGKLVADLAQARHA from the coding sequence ATGACCCCAACCGACGACCGCAGCGTGGGCTTCATCGGCCTGGGCATCATGGGCAGCGGCATGGCCGCGTCGCTGCTGCGCCGAGGCTATGAAGTGGCCGTGCACAACCGCACGCGCGCCGCGGAAGCGAAGCTCGTCGCCGCCGGCGCCACCGCGGCGGGGTCGCCTGCCGAGGTCGCGCGCCGCGCACGCGTCGTCATGCTCTGCCTGTCGGACACTGCCGCGGTCGAGGCCGTGCTGTTCGGTCCCGACGGCCTGGCTGGGGCGCTGCCGGCCGGCAGCCACGTCATCGACACCAGCACCATTGCGGCGTCCGCCACGCGCAGGCACGCGCAGCGCCTGGCCGAGCGCGGCATCTCGCTGGTGGATGCGCCCGTCAGCGGCGGCCAGGCGGCCGCGCAGTCGGGCGAACTCAGCTGCATGGCGGGCGGCACAGAGGCCGCTTTCGATCATTGCCTGCCCTATCTGCAGGCTATCGCCACGCGCGTGCTGCGCATGGGCGACAACGGCGCGGGTCAGGTCGCCAAGGCATGCAACCAGGTCGCGGTAAGCGCCGTCATGCTGGGCGTGGCCGAAGCCTTCGCGCTGGCCCGGGCCAATGGCGTGGATCCTGCGGCCGTGCGCGAGGCCCTGTTGGGCGGCGCGGCGCGCAGCAATATTCTCGAGAAGAACGCCGTGCGGCTGCTGCAGGACGACTACAAGCCCGGCTTTCGCGCCGGCCTGATGCACAAGGACCTGCGCCTGGCGCTGGAGTGCGGCACGGATGCGGGCGCGTACATGCCCGTGGCCGCCACCGTTCTGCAGCTGCTGCAGGCCGCATGCAACACGGGGCATGCACAGGAAGACTGGAGCGTGGTGGGCAAGCTCGTCGCCGACCTGGCGCAGGCGCGCCACGCCTGA